Proteins co-encoded in one Haloarcula pelagica genomic window:
- a CDS encoding SDR family oxidoreductase, protein MADSTFDLSAPALTHDDLLVLDDPHFSPDTVAIVTGAASGIGRATAVALAANGLTVVGADIDTDGLAETDDIAADCGVDGVFHGVETDLTDDGDIEAVVEAAAEEGDVRYAANIAGLQHIAGIDQFPMSKYDLLLDIMLRAPFKLAQEVMPRIRATDDGVGAIGNMSSVHGHYATKDKPAYITAKHGLTGLTRSIAAEGEGTLRGFSVSVGYVLTPLMVDQIEDTARERGISEQEVVEDVMLGQARTKEMMTPAEVANLFVFGFSDHARHLNGGDLLFDGGYTHTYE, encoded by the coding sequence ATGGCAGACTCCACCTTCGACCTCAGCGCGCCGGCGCTGACACACGACGACCTGCTCGTCCTGGACGACCCGCACTTCTCGCCCGACACGGTCGCCATCGTGACGGGGGCCGCCTCCGGCATCGGTCGCGCGACGGCGGTCGCGCTCGCGGCCAACGGCCTCACAGTGGTCGGTGCGGACATCGACACCGACGGGCTGGCCGAGACTGACGACATCGCGGCCGACTGTGGCGTCGACGGCGTCTTCCACGGCGTCGAGACGGACCTGACCGACGACGGCGACATCGAGGCCGTCGTCGAGGCTGCGGCCGAGGAGGGCGACGTTCGGTACGCCGCCAACATCGCCGGGCTCCAGCACATCGCCGGTATCGACCAGTTCCCCATGTCGAAGTACGACCTCCTGCTCGACATCATGCTGCGCGCGCCGTTCAAACTGGCCCAGGAGGTCATGCCTCGCATCCGTGCGACCGACGACGGCGTCGGCGCCATCGGCAACATGTCCTCGGTCCACGGCCACTACGCGACGAAGGACAAGCCGGCCTACATCACTGCCAAACACGGCCTCACCGGGTTGACGCGGTCGATCGCCGCCGAAGGAGAGGGGACGTTACGCGGCTTCTCGGTCAGTGTTGGCTACGTCCTCACCCCGCTGATGGTCGACCAGATCGAGGACACCGCCCGGGAGCGGGGCATCTCCGAGCAGGAAGTCGTCGAGGACGTGATGCTGGGCCAGGCCCGGACCAAGGAGATGATGACCCCCGCGGAAGTCGCCAACCTCTTCGTCTTCGGCTTCTCGGATCACGCGAGACACCTCAACGGCGGCGATCTGCTGTTCGACGGCGGCTACACCCACACGTATGAGTGA
- a CDS encoding CoA-binding protein, whose protein sequence is MPVTDDAGLREILELDRVAVVGCSTTPGKDAHEIPKYLIEQGYDVVPINPFADEIFGREAYDSLADVPGDIDIVDVFRPSEEVSGIVDEVLERDDVQVVWLQLGIHDDEAVERAEATGLRVVQDRCMKPTHQQLMS, encoded by the coding sequence ATGCCAGTCACTGACGATGCAGGCCTCCGAGAGATACTCGAACTGGACCGCGTCGCGGTCGTCGGCTGCTCGACGACACCGGGGAAAGACGCCCACGAGATCCCGAAGTACCTCATCGAACAGGGGTACGACGTGGTCCCGATCAACCCCTTCGCCGACGAGATATTCGGTCGCGAGGCCTACGACTCGCTGGCGGACGTACCCGGCGACATCGACATCGTCGACGTGTTCCGCCCCAGCGAGGAGGTCAGCGGCATCGTCGACGAGGTACTGGAACGCGACGACGTACAGGTCGTCTGGCTCCAGTTGGGAATCCACGACGACGAGGCAGTCGAACGCGCCGAGGCCACCGGCCTCCGCGTCGTCCAGGACCGCTGTATGAAACCGACCCACCAGCAGTTGATGAGTTAG
- a CDS encoding TrmB family transcriptional regulator sugar-binding domain-containing protein: MSSDSELVERLQQFGLSETEASVYLAVVECGQATLSTVATVADVSPSYIYDIADALEQYGVVKVNRHQSPTTIRAHRPIAVLGDRVETMRETVSKVDQRYEQPSGAFDALSIVRSRQTLYDRFRQFIDNAESEIFMTLPADALPEIEDELADAVDRGVLVLLAISESTAEPPASMLERVATVVRSMGREITAYLTVDQSTGIISPPSLLDWKHDDAEAVSFHNQSVAAAVEGMFLGTIWSASEELALRRPSPLPRTYQGLRASLYDAVIYTRTGRPVQAEISARPTGTSEEPSSLTGEVVDVTQGFVKPRSAEFGLESSLTLDTGEETVTVGAVGAFFEDYEATEVTLRSFE; encoded by the coding sequence ATGTCCAGCGATTCCGAACTCGTCGAGCGACTCCAGCAGTTCGGGCTCTCGGAGACGGAGGCGAGCGTCTATCTCGCTGTCGTCGAATGCGGACAGGCCACGCTGTCGACGGTCGCGACGGTGGCCGACGTATCCCCGAGTTACATCTACGACATCGCCGATGCCCTCGAACAGTATGGGGTCGTCAAGGTGAACCGCCACCAGTCGCCGACGACGATCCGTGCGCATCGACCCATCGCGGTGCTGGGCGATCGCGTCGAAACGATGCGTGAAACCGTCTCGAAGGTCGACCAGCGGTACGAACAGCCCTCCGGAGCCTTCGACGCGCTCTCGATCGTCCGCTCTCGACAGACGCTGTACGATCGGTTCCGGCAGTTCATCGACAACGCAGAGTCGGAGATATTCATGACGCTCCCAGCGGACGCACTCCCGGAGATCGAGGACGAACTCGCGGACGCCGTCGACCGCGGTGTGCTCGTGTTGCTCGCTATCAGCGAGTCGACAGCCGAGCCTCCGGCGTCGATGCTCGAACGCGTCGCGACGGTCGTCAGGTCCATGGGACGGGAGATAACGGCCTATCTCACGGTCGATCAGTCGACCGGAATCATCTCCCCGCCCTCGCTGCTGGACTGGAAGCACGACGACGCGGAGGCGGTCAGTTTCCACAATCAGTCGGTCGCCGCCGCTGTCGAGGGGATGTTCCTCGGAACGATCTGGTCGGCCTCCGAGGAACTCGCGCTCCGACGGCCGTCGCCACTCCCCCGAACCTACCAGGGACTACGGGCATCGTTGTACGACGCGGTTATCTATACCCGAACGGGGAGGCCAGTGCAGGCCGAAATATCGGCTCGGCCGACTGGGACCAGCGAGGAACCGTCGTCACTCACCGGAGAAGTAGTCGACGTGACACAGGGTTTCGTCAAACCGAGAAGCGCGGAGTTCGGACTGGAGAGTTCGCTGACGCTCGACACCGGCGAGGAAACGGTGACCGTGGGTGCGGTCGGAGCCTTCTTCGAGGACTACGAAGCCACCGAGGTGACGCTGCGGTCCTTCGAGTGA
- a CDS encoding beta-glucosidase, producing the protein MVDDTGNRTDDGTRRTTRRGFLRGSGALATAALLGAGGTASAEHGGTPDIAALVDDMTLDEKVSRTHGGSGGPSGIAGYLPGVPRLNVPGMAMADGPPGASLGSPTTDFPHPISAAATFNPELATQQGRAIAREAKSGDVDILLAPSMDLFRVPLHARAGETYGEDPHLASELAREYTTAVQSEGVVATLKHFVAYNQTSTTGSVYDYFSTSEHNVVVDERTLREIYLRPFHEAITEGDAGAVMPAYNRINGIFCSENDDLLDDILKDEWEFDGMVISDWGGTHSTVHASVNGLDVEMPSANYFGSTLADAVESDRIDEETVVDGMVERGLQAQHEIGALSGNRLGSEPARGTEEHFGLAQEMAEEASVLLKNEGDTLPLDDEIDELAIVGPDPTAFKQSVGGSDSVTAIRRIALHQGIESVTEDTTVTTVSTRRPESVGPDAVQPTQDVGSGFTAEYFDNGDWSGNAVKTRTEETVDLTQSDVDAVDSDTVSVRWSGTLVAPESGTYALELTSQATGTVAVDGEPVIRNEGGGFFGPKTEEATLELQSGTEYDVRVEAAGSPPVTLEWTTPSAVEDAAAAAGDADAAIVLAQTDTFYGDDRHEFALPGNQNAVVDAVAAESDDTAVVLNTESPVAMPWVDDVDAIMAVWFPGQEGGLAVANLLFGEVNPSGKSPVTFAESLSDYLPGEVATLPDPGRAYPGVEGTVHYDEGVFVGYRHFDEAGIDPLFPFGHGESYTSFEYGPVRATPSSVAAGDSVTVSVEVENTGDHDGKEAVQVYAAPQNPAIERPPKELAGIQKLSIAAGETETAEITVDADAFRYWDPETERWTVDPGQYDLLVGASSRDIRGETTVQVRE; encoded by the coding sequence ATGGTGGACGATACTGGCAATCGAACTGACGATGGCACACGACGAACGACACGGCGGGGGTTCCTGCGGGGGAGCGGCGCTCTCGCCACGGCGGCACTACTGGGCGCTGGTGGCACGGCCAGCGCCGAACACGGCGGGACACCGGACATCGCTGCGCTCGTCGACGACATGACGCTCGACGAGAAGGTCTCGCGGACACACGGTGGCTCGGGCGGCCCGAGCGGCATCGCGGGGTATCTCCCGGGTGTCCCGCGGCTCAACGTCCCGGGGATGGCGATGGCCGACGGGCCGCCGGGGGCATCGCTCGGCTCGCCGACGACGGACTTCCCGCACCCGATCAGCGCCGCCGCGACGTTCAACCCCGAACTGGCGACCCAGCAGGGCCGGGCCATCGCGCGGGAGGCCAAGTCCGGCGATGTCGACATCCTGCTCGCGCCGTCGATGGATCTGTTCCGGGTCCCGCTGCACGCACGGGCCGGCGAGACCTACGGCGAGGACCCGCATCTCGCCAGCGAACTGGCACGGGAGTACACGACTGCGGTCCAGTCGGAGGGGGTCGTCGCGACGCTGAAACACTTCGTCGCGTACAACCAGACGAGCACCACCGGCTCGGTGTACGACTACTTCTCGACCTCCGAACACAACGTCGTCGTCGACGAGCGGACCCTCCGGGAGATCTATCTCCGGCCGTTCCACGAGGCCATCACCGAGGGGGACGCGGGCGCGGTGATGCCGGCGTACAACCGGATCAACGGTATCTTCTGCTCGGAGAACGACGACCTGCTCGACGACATCCTCAAAGACGAGTGGGAGTTCGACGGGATGGTCATCTCGGACTGGGGCGGGACACACAGCACCGTCCACGCCTCGGTCAACGGGCTGGACGTGGAGATGCCGTCGGCGAACTACTTCGGCAGCACGCTCGCGGACGCCGTCGAGAGCGACCGGATCGACGAGGAGACGGTCGTCGACGGGATGGTCGAACGCGGCCTCCAGGCCCAACACGAGATCGGGGCCCTCTCCGGGAACCGACTCGGTAGCGAGCCCGCACGCGGGACCGAGGAACACTTCGGCCTCGCACAGGAGATGGCCGAGGAGGCCTCGGTGCTGCTGAAAAACGAGGGCGACACGCTCCCACTCGACGACGAGATCGACGAACTCGCCATCGTCGGTCCCGACCCCACGGCGTTCAAACAGAGCGTCGGCGGGAGCGACTCCGTCACGGCGATCCGCCGGATCGCGCTCCACCAGGGCATCGAGTCGGTCACCGAGGACACGACCGTCACCACCGTCTCGACGCGGCGCCCCGAGTCCGTCGGCCCGGACGCAGTCCAACCGACCCAGGACGTGGGTAGCGGTTTCACCGCGGAGTACTTCGACAACGGCGACTGGTCGGGCAACGCCGTCAAGACACGGACCGAGGAGACGGTCGATCTCACGCAGTCCGATGTCGACGCGGTCGACAGCGACACCGTCTCGGTCCGGTGGAGCGGGACCCTCGTCGCGCCGGAGTCGGGCACCTACGCGCTCGAACTCACCAGCCAGGCCACCGGCACCGTCGCCGTCGACGGCGAGCCGGTCATCCGGAACGAGGGCGGCGGCTTCTTCGGCCCGAAGACCGAGGAAGCGACCCTGGAACTCCAGTCGGGCACCGAGTACGACGTTCGGGTCGAGGCCGCCGGCTCGCCGCCGGTCACGCTGGAGTGGACGACGCCGTCGGCTGTCGAGGACGCCGCGGCCGCCGCGGGCGACGCTGACGCCGCTATCGTCCTCGCACAGACCGACACGTTCTACGGTGACGACCGCCACGAGTTCGCGCTGCCCGGGAACCAGAACGCGGTGGTCGACGCCGTCGCCGCCGAGTCCGACGACACCGCGGTGGTGCTCAACACGGAGTCACCGGTGGCGATGCCGTGGGTCGACGATGTCGACGCGATCATGGCGGTGTGGTTCCCCGGCCAGGAAGGCGGGCTCGCGGTCGCGAACCTGCTGTTCGGTGAGGTAAATCCCTCGGGCAAGAGCCCGGTCACGTTCGCGGAGTCGCTGTCGGACTACCTGCCCGGCGAAGTCGCGACGCTGCCCGATCCGGGCCGTGCTTACCCGGGCGTCGAGGGGACCGTCCACTACGACGAGGGTGTGTTCGTCGGCTACCGACACTTCGACGAGGCCGGCATCGACCCGCTGTTCCCCTTCGGCCACGGCGAGTCCTACACTTCCTTCGAGTACGGCCCGGTCAGGGCGACGCCGTCGTCGGTCGCCGCCGGCGACAGTGTCACCGTCAGCGTCGAAGTCGAAAACACGGGCGACCACGACGGGAAAGAGGCAGTCCAGGTGTACGCGGCCCCGCAGAACCCGGCCATCGAGCGGCCGCCGAAGGAACTCGCCGGCATCCAGAAGCTCTCGATCGCGGCCGGGGAGACCGAGACTGCGGAGATCACGGTCGACGCCGACGCCTTCCGGTACTGGGACCCAGAGACGGAACGGTGGACCGTCGATCCCGGCCAGTACGACCTTCTGGTCGGTGCGTCCTCGCGCGACATCCGTGGCGAGACGACCGTGCAGGTGCGGGAGTAG
- a CDS encoding winged helix-turn-helix transcriptional regulator, whose product MSDTPERLEVWCAGEEWCPITTTATLIGKKWHPVIVHRLLESGPSGFNELKTNVDGISSKVLSDSLDDLQEKGIVERTVVNEQPFRVRYSLTSRGTSLEPVILSMAEWGEQHLKAPEDPDSGVR is encoded by the coding sequence ATGAGCGACACACCGGAACGGCTCGAAGTGTGGTGTGCCGGCGAGGAGTGGTGTCCGATCACGACGACCGCGACGCTGATCGGTAAGAAGTGGCACCCGGTCATCGTCCACCGACTGCTGGAGTCGGGGCCGTCGGGGTTCAACGAACTGAAGACGAACGTCGACGGCATCTCCTCGAAGGTGCTGTCCGACAGCCTCGACGACCTCCAGGAGAAGGGGATCGTCGAACGGACGGTCGTCAACGAACAGCCCTTCCGGGTGCGGTACTCGCTGACTTCCCGGGGCACGTCACTGGAGCCCGTCATCCTGTCGATGGCGGAGTGGGGCGAGCAACACCTGAAAGCGCCCGAAGATCCCGACAGCGGCGTCCGGTAG
- a CDS encoding TrmB family transcriptional regulator, translated as MPSDSELVERLQRFGFSETEADVYLAVVERGQATPSTVASAADVSTSYVYDIADTLEQHGVVSVDRHQSPTTIRARPPEEVLGDRVETMRETISAVTDRYEQPAEGFDSLSVVRSRQTLYDRFRQFIGTAESELFITVPADVLPELADELAAAVDRGVLVLLAVGGSTADLPASVLERVATVSKSWERGMTVYLTIDQSTGIISPSSLLDWKHGDAEAISFHNQSVAVAVESAFLGTIWSASEELVLRRPSSLPRTYDGFRSSVYDAALYTRQGRPVQAEMSARPTGTRDRPSPLTGEVVGVTQNFVEPTGAQFGMQNSLTLDTGDETVTVGGIGAFLEDYEATEVTLRPLE; from the coding sequence ATGCCCAGCGATTCCGAACTCGTCGAGCGGCTCCAGCGGTTCGGGTTCTCGGAGACGGAGGCGGATGTCTATCTCGCCGTCGTCGAGCGGGGGCAGGCCACGCCGTCGACGGTCGCGTCCGCGGCCGACGTGTCGACGAGCTACGTCTACGACATCGCCGACACCTTGGAACAGCACGGCGTCGTCAGCGTGGACCGCCACCAGTCCCCGACGACGATCCGCGCACGGCCGCCCGAAGAAGTACTCGGCGACCGCGTCGAGACGATGCGCGAGACCATCTCGGCGGTCACGGACCGCTACGAGCAACCCGCGGAAGGATTCGACTCGCTGTCGGTCGTTCGCTCTCGCCAGACGCTGTACGACCGGTTCCGGCAGTTCATCGGAACCGCCGAGTCGGAGCTGTTCATCACCGTACCCGCGGACGTGTTACCCGAGCTCGCGGACGAACTCGCGGCCGCCGTCGACCGCGGTGTGCTCGTGTTGCTCGCCGTCGGCGGGTCGACGGCCGACCTGCCGGCGTCGGTGCTCGAACGCGTCGCGACGGTCAGCAAGTCCTGGGAGCGCGGGATGACGGTCTATCTCACGATCGACCAGTCGACCGGGATCATCTCCCCGTCCTCCCTGCTGGACTGGAAACATGGAGACGCCGAGGCGATCAGTTTCCACAACCAGTCGGTCGCCGTCGCCGTCGAGAGTGCGTTCCTCGGGACGATCTGGTCGGCCTCGGAAGAACTCGTGCTCCGTCGGCCCTCGTCGCTCCCACGGACGTACGACGGGTTCCGGTCGTCGGTGTACGACGCGGCGCTGTACACGCGCCAGGGGCGGCCGGTCCAGGCGGAGATGTCGGCCCGACCGACCGGGACGCGGGACCGACCGTCGCCGCTCACGGGCGAGGTCGTCGGCGTGACACAGAACTTCGTGGAGCCGACGGGCGCACAGTTCGGGATGCAGAACTCGCTGACGCTCGACACCGGTGACGAGACGGTGACCGTCGGCGGGATCGGTGCCTTCCTCGAAGACTACGAGGCGACCGAAGTGACGCTCCGTCCGCTGGAGTGA
- a CDS encoding patatin-like phospholipase family protein has translation MSDTADGPVSADDDPTRVAIACQGGGSHTAFTAGVLCALFDDWDDGDELVGISGTSGGAFNALAAWYGLLTDGRARASELVTALWDDIAATTPADRATNDWLTGVNRLESAGYPLPHVTPYQLPWPDVGKARLRSILERHIGFEAIPGLCTAAAPELVVGTVNVNEGYFETFTNEGVTVPAVLASAAVPTLFEAVEIHGHLHWDGLFSQNPPINDLMHVPPADKPEELWIVQINPQRFEGEPRTADAIADRRNQLSGNLSLNQELRFIERVNEWVEDGTLPAAEFTHTEIRRIELGEQLGYATKVDRNPQFIEALQDLGRERGRAFLAERAGE, from the coding sequence ATGAGTGACACGGCCGACGGCCCCGTGTCGGCGGACGACGACCCGACCCGTGTCGCCATCGCCTGCCAGGGCGGCGGGAGTCACACCGCCTTCACCGCAGGCGTCCTCTGTGCCCTGTTCGACGACTGGGACGACGGCGACGAACTGGTCGGCATCAGCGGGACCTCCGGCGGGGCGTTCAACGCTCTGGCAGCGTGGTACGGACTGCTCACCGACGGCCGGGCCCGGGCCAGCGAACTCGTCACCGCACTCTGGGACGACATCGCGGCGACGACGCCCGCGGACCGGGCCACGAACGACTGGCTGACCGGCGTCAATCGCCTGGAAAGCGCCGGCTACCCGCTGCCACACGTCACCCCGTATCAGCTCCCCTGGCCCGATGTCGGCAAGGCCCGTCTCCGGTCGATCCTGGAGCGACACATCGGCTTCGAGGCGATCCCGGGGCTGTGTACGGCCGCGGCGCCGGAACTGGTCGTCGGGACGGTCAACGTCAACGAGGGGTACTTCGAGACGTTCACGAACGAGGGCGTCACGGTCCCGGCCGTCCTCGCCTCCGCGGCGGTCCCGACGCTGTTCGAGGCCGTCGAGATCCACGGCCACCTCCACTGGGACGGCCTGTTCTCACAGAACCCGCCGATCAACGACCTCATGCACGTCCCGCCGGCGGACAAGCCCGAGGAACTGTGGATCGTCCAGATCAACCCACAGCGCTTCGAGGGCGAGCCACGGACCGCAGACGCCATCGCCGACCGTCGGAACCAACTGTCGGGCAACCTCTCGCTGAACCAGGAGTTGCGGTTCATCGAACGCGTCAACGAGTGGGTCGAAGACGGGACCCTCCCGGCCGCGGAGTTCACGCACACCGAGATCCGCCGGATCGAACTGGGCGAGCAGCTCGGCTATGCGACCAAGGTCGACCGGAACCCGCAGTTCATCGAGGCGTTACAGGACCTCGGCCGGGAGCGTGGCCGGGCGTTCCTCGCCGAACGCGCCGGTGAGTGA
- a CDS encoding beta-glucosidase, translating into MVENTGDLTDDGTRRTTRRGFMQGTGALATAALLGTTASAEHGGEPDIAALVDDMTLDEKVKRTRGGFGGPSGVAGYLPGVPRLNVPGMAMANGPTGAAVGSPATDFPHPIGAAATFDPDLATQQGQAIAKEAKSGDVDILLAPSMDMFRVPLDARAGESFGEDPHLASELAREYTTGVQSEGVVATLKHFAAYNQTSTTGSVTDYASLSEHNGIIDERTLREVYLPPFREAITEANAGAVMAAYNRVNGIYCTENDDLLDDILKDEWEFDGMVMSDFGATHSTVYASVNGLDVEMPRENYFGSTLADAVENDRVDEETVVDEMVERGLQAQHEIGALSGDRIGSEPARGIDDHFSIAQQMAEEASVLLKNDGETLPLDDGVDELALVGPDPTTFKQGIGGSDTITAIRRIAPAQGIEAIGEDTTVTTVSTRRPEPVGPDAVQPTEDAGNGFTAEYFDNGDWSGNAVQTQTEETVDLTQSDVDAIGADTVSVRWSGTLVAPESGTYALELTSQSTGTVSIDGEPVIRNEGGGPSFLGPQTEDGSITLQAGTEYDIQVEAAGSPPVSLEWTTPSAVEDAAAAASDADTTIVLAQTDTSIGGDRQTFALPGNQNAVVDAVTAEADDTVVLLNTESPVAMPWVDDVDAIMAVWFPGQEGGLAVANLLFGEVNPSGKSPVTFAESLSDYLAGEIATLPDPGRAYPGVEGTVHYDEGVFVGYRHFDEAGIDPLFPFGHGESYTSFEYDTPSSPSSVEAGDSVTVSVEVRNTGSRDGKEAVQVYAAPQNPAIERPPKELAGIQKVSVAAGESETADITVDADAFRYWDPETERWTLDPGQYDIRVGASSRDIRGEMTVQVRE; encoded by the coding sequence ATGGTGGAAAATACTGGCGACCTCACTGACGATGGCACACGACGAACGACACGGCGGGGGTTCATGCAGGGGACAGGTGCCCTCGCGACCGCGGCGCTGTTGGGGACGACGGCCAGCGCCGAACACGGCGGGGAACCGGACATCGCCGCGCTCGTCGACGACATGACCCTCGACGAGAAGGTCAAACGGACCCGCGGTGGGTTCGGCGGGCCGAGCGGCGTCGCGGGGTATCTCCCGGGGGTTCCGCGGCTCAACGTTCCAGGAATGGCCATGGCCAACGGGCCAACGGGCGCGGCGGTCGGATCACCGGCGACGGACTTCCCGCACCCGATCGGCGCTGCCGCGACGTTCGACCCTGACCTGGCGACACAGCAGGGACAGGCGATCGCCAAGGAGGCTAAATCCGGGGATGTCGACATCCTCCTCGCGCCGTCGATGGACATGTTTCGTGTCCCGCTGGACGCTCGTGCGGGCGAGTCGTTCGGCGAGGACCCACACCTCGCAAGCGAACTGGCACGCGAGTACACGACGGGGGTCCAGTCTGAAGGTGTCGTCGCGACGCTGAAACACTTCGCTGCGTACAACCAGACGAGTACCACAGGCTCGGTAACCGACTACGCCTCGCTCTCCGAACACAATGGAATTATCGACGAACGGACACTTCGGGAGGTCTATCTCCCACCGTTCCGTGAGGCGATCACCGAGGCTAACGCGGGCGCGGTGATGGCGGCGTACAACCGGGTCAACGGCATCTACTGCACGGAGAACGACGACCTGCTCGACGACATCCTCAAAGACGAGTGGGAGTTCGACGGGATGGTCATGTCGGACTTCGGGGCCACACACAGCACCGTCTACGCGTCGGTCAACGGCCTGGACGTTGAAATGCCCCGGGAGAACTACTTCGGGAGTACGCTGGCTGACGCGGTCGAGAACGACCGAGTCGACGAGGAGACCGTCGTCGACGAGATGGTCGAACGCGGGCTCCAGGCCCAACACGAGATCGGCGCGCTGTCGGGCGACCGGATCGGCAGCGAGCCCGCACGCGGCATCGACGACCACTTCAGCATCGCACAGCAGATGGCCGAGGAGGCGTCGGTCCTGCTGAAAAACGACGGGGAGACGCTCCCACTCGACGACGGGGTCGACGAACTCGCGCTCGTCGGTCCCGATCCGACAACGTTCAAACAGGGCATCGGTGGGAGCGACACCATCACCGCGATCCGCCGGATCGCGCCTGCACAGGGTATCGAGGCGATCGGTGAGGACACGACCGTGACCACGGTCTCGACGCGGCGTCCCGAACCAGTCGGTCCGGATGCCGTCCAGCCGACCGAGGACGCCGGCAACGGGTTCACCGCGGAGTACTTCGACAACGGCGACTGGTCGGGCAACGCGGTCCAGACACAGACCGAGGAGACGGTCGATCTCACGCAGTCCGACGTCGACGCGATCGGCGCCGACACCGTCTCGGTCCGATGGAGCGGGACGCTCGTCGCCCCGGAGTCGGGCACCTACGCGCTGGAACTCACCAGTCAAAGTACTGGCACCGTCTCCATCGACGGTGAGCCGGTCATCCGGAACGAGGGCGGCGGGCCGTCGTTCCTGGGCCCCCAGACCGAGGATGGCTCGATAACTCTCCAGGCCGGCACCGAGTACGACATCCAGGTCGAGGCCGCCGGGTCGCCACCGGTCTCCCTGGAGTGGACGACGCCGTCGGCTGTCGAGGACGCCGCAGCCGCCGCGAGTGACGCGGACACCACGATCGTCCTCGCACAGACCGACACGTCCATCGGCGGCGACCGCCAGACGTTCGCGCTGCCCGGGAACCAGAACGCGGTGGTCGACGCCGTCACCGCGGAGGCGGATGATACTGTCGTCCTGCTCAACACGGAATCGCCGGTGGCGATGCCGTGGGTCGACGACGTCGACGCGATCATGGCGGTGTGGTTCCCTGGACAGGAAGGTGGGCTCGCGGTCGCGAACTTGCTGTTCGGCGAGGTGAACCCGTCGGGGAAGAGCCCGGTTACGTTCGCAGAGTCGCTGTCGGACTACCTCGCCGGCGAGATCGCGACGCTGCCTGATCCCGGTCGGGCCTATCCGGGCGTCGAGGGCACTGTCCACTACGACGAAGGGGTGTTCGTCGGCTACCGACACTTCGACGAGGCGGGGATCGACCCGCTGTTCCCGTTCGGCCACGGGGAATCGTACACCTCCTTCGAGTACGACACCCCGTCCTCGCCATCGTCGGTCGAAGCGGGCGACAGCGTCACCGTCAGCGTCGAGGTCCGCAACACCGGGAGTCGCGACGGCAAGGAAGCCGTCCAGGTGTACGCGGCACCGCAGAACCCGGCCATCGAGCGCCCGCCGAAGGAACTGGCCGGCATCCAGAAGGTCTCGGTCGCGGCGGGCGAGAGCGAGACTGCGGACATCACGGTCGACGCCGACGCCTTCCGGTACTGGGACCCCGAGACCGAACGGTGGACCCTCGATCCCGGTCAGTACGACATCCGAGTCGGTGCGTCCTCGCGTGACATACGTGGCGAGATGACCGTACAGGTGCGCGAATAG